One genomic region from Rosa rugosa chromosome 1, drRosRugo1.1, whole genome shotgun sequence encodes:
- the LOC133727452 gene encoding serine carboxypeptidase-like 1, whose translation MEATNFERTILLGQFGAKNFFLVIFLLLLSKPKLVTCSIVRSIPGFPGSLPFQLETGYIGVDEKDDVQFFYYFVESERNPRDDPLLLWLTGGPSCSALSGLAFEIGPIKFNMVEYNGSLPTFVLNPYSWTKVSSIIFVDSPVGTGFSYPRSLQWSSDTLFVNHIYSFLMKWLLYHPKFISNPIYIAGDSYSGMIVPVVAQEIVKGIEVGDIPAINLKGYLLGNPCTDLNFDENSKVSYAHRMALIPDELYKSAKKNCRGQYTGIVQSNKQCAKYLQAISACTEKVNHAHILEPRCLPSFPIISMMNDHQKNCIERSEEPSLAVNPIHLDLNPKHIGFPIFGCRNYQNFLMHVWANDANVQKALGVQKRMFWIRCNSSLPYERYFRSVLSYHRYLNTRGYRALVYSGDHDMVIPYLGTLAWIKSLNFTIVDRWRPWLVDGQVAGYSIEYSNNFTFATVKGGGHTAPEYQPKECFAMFKRWISEEPLLTPTSERYL comes from the exons TGCTtttatcaaagccaaagctggTTACTTGCTCAATTGTCAGGTCTATTCCTGGATTTCCTGGTTCTCTTCCTTTCCAACTTGAAACTGG GTACATTGGGGTTGATGAGAAAGATGATGTGCAGTTCTTCTATTACTTTGTTGAATCTGAAAGAAATCCCAGGGATGATCCTCTTTTGCTCTGGCTCACTGGTGGTCCTTCTTGCTCTGCTCTAAGTGGACTTGCTTTTGAGATAG GCCCCATAAAGTTCAACATGGTTGAGTATAATGGTAGCTTGCCGACCTTTGTTCTTAATCCCTACTCATGGACAAAG GTTTCCAGCATAATATTTGTAGATTCACCTGTTGGCACCGGGTTTTCATATCCAAGGAGCTTGCAGTGGTCCAGTGATACATTATTTGTAAATCATATTTATAGTTTCCTCATGAAG TGGCTACTCTATCATCCTAAGTTCATTTCAAATCCAATCTATATTGCTGGTGACTCGTACTCCGGCATGATAGTCCCAGTTGTAGCTCAAGAAATAGTAAAAG GTATCGAAGTTGGGGATATACCAGCAATTAATCTTAAA GGTTATCTGCTTGGGAACCCATGTACAGATTTAAATTTTGATGAGAATTCAAAGGTCTCATACGCCCATCGCATGGCACTTATACCTGATGAACTCTACAAG TCAGCAAAGAAGAATTGCAGAGGACAATATACAGGAATTGTTCAAAGCAATAAACAATGTGCAAAGTATCTCCAGGCAATCTCAGCA TGCACCGAAAAAGTGAACCACGCACATATCTTAGAGCCTCGGTGTCTTCCGAGCTTTCCTATAATTAGTATGATGAATGATCACCAGAAAAATTGCATTGAAAGGTCGGAAGAGCCATCATTGGCTGTCAACCCAATTCACCTCGACCTCAATCCCAAACATATCGGCTTTCCTATATTTGGTTGCAGG AATTACCAAAATTTTCTGATGCATGTTTGGGCAAATGATGCTAATGTCCAGAAAGCACTTGGGGTTCAAAAA AGGATGTTCTGGATCAGGTGCAACAGCAGCTTGCCTTATGAAAGATATTTCCGCAGTGTGCTTAGCTATCATCGATATCTCAATACCAGAGGTTATCGAGCCCTTGTATACAG TGGGGATCATGACATGGTGATACCGTACTTGGGAACCCTAGCATGGATTAAGTCCCTCAACTTTACTATTGTTGATCGCTGGAGACCGTGGCTGGTTGATGGTCAAGTTGCTGG ATACTCCATCGAATACTCAAACAACTTTACATTTGCAACTGTTAAG GGAGGAGGTCACACAGCTCCAGAGTATCAGCCAAAGGAATGCTTTGCCATGTTTAAAAGGTGGATCTCTGAAGAGCCACTCTTAACTCCCACTTCAGAGCGCTATCTCTAG